In one window of Halomarina pelagica DNA:
- the ggt gene encoding gamma-glutamyltransferase: MPVRGGDESGTEDEPTEAEGTGTGRRTFLKGSAATLGAGALPVGAAAAQESDAERVTAGDVPVARSSEGMVSSVHPQATVIGADVLRSGGNAIDAAVAVQFALNVVQPHSSGIGGGGFMVVYVAEENELYAIDNRERAPFGADPEMFLDDDGEPIPFQERRASGDAVGVPGTLRAADVALKRFGTMELADLVDPAVGLAGEDGPEVTVDAALAEAIAGNSQVFNEAASEVFTPGGDPLEEGETLVQPDLAETLRTIRDAGIGPFYKGEIGEALAETVRDAGGSMRPADLARYNVTVDHPEYAEYRDVTVRTQSLPSSGGLTIGQILKLVEPFELRRRGRYSPETYEVLLEAFGLAYADRGEYMGDKAFVDAPWQGLFDEEYLATRRDLIRPDSDALSPLEPGNPWDYQPGEPYRVTPVGRGDLAGGPVRDRGQTTHFTTADGEGNLVSWTSTIEQFFGSGLMVPDYGFMLNNELTDFDAVPGGPNEVQPWKRPLSSTSPTIVFKDGEPFMTVGSPGGKTIITTVAQIILNVVEFGMGVRQAVAAPRVYKDTDPEILWEAGVPRGVRKVLGRAGFSFESEAAQLGNAQLVLVDPDSGEYVGAADPRRQGAVEGI; this comes from the coding sequence ATGCCAGTTCGCGGCGGAGACGAGAGCGGTACCGAGGACGAACCGACCGAGGCCGAGGGAACGGGGACCGGCCGACGGACGTTCCTGAAGGGATCGGCGGCGACGCTCGGGGCGGGCGCGCTCCCGGTCGGTGCTGCGGCGGCGCAGGAGTCGGACGCCGAGAGAGTCACCGCGGGCGACGTCCCCGTCGCGCGCAGTTCCGAAGGGATGGTCTCCTCGGTCCACCCGCAGGCGACGGTCATCGGCGCGGACGTTCTGCGCAGCGGCGGGAACGCCATCGACGCCGCCGTCGCCGTCCAGTTCGCGCTGAACGTCGTCCAGCCGCACTCCTCGGGGATCGGCGGCGGCGGATTCATGGTCGTCTACGTCGCCGAGGAGAACGAACTCTACGCGATCGACAACCGCGAGCGTGCCCCCTTTGGGGCGGACCCCGAGATGTTCCTCGACGACGACGGCGAACCGATCCCGTTCCAGGAGCGGCGCGCCAGCGGCGACGCGGTCGGCGTCCCGGGCACCCTCCGCGCGGCCGACGTCGCGCTCAAGCGGTTCGGGACGATGGAACTCGCGGACCTCGTCGATCCCGCGGTCGGGCTGGCGGGGGAGGACGGCCCGGAAGTCACCGTGGACGCGGCGCTCGCCGAGGCCATCGCCGGAAACTCCCAGGTGTTCAACGAGGCCGCGAGCGAGGTATTCACGCCCGGCGGTGACCCGCTCGAGGAGGGCGAGACGCTCGTCCAACCCGACCTGGCCGAGACCCTCAGAACCATTCGCGACGCGGGCATCGGCCCATTTTACAAGGGCGAGATCGGCGAGGCGCTCGCCGAAACCGTGCGGGACGCCGGCGGGAGCATGCGCCCCGCCGACCTCGCTCGCTACAACGTCACCGTCGACCACCCCGAGTACGCCGAGTACCGGGACGTGACCGTCCGCACGCAGTCGCTGCCGAGTTCCGGCGGCCTCACGATCGGGCAGATCCTGAAGCTCGTCGAACCGTTCGAACTGCGACGGCGCGGCCGCTACTCGCCCGAGACGTACGAGGTGCTCCTCGAGGCGTTCGGCCTCGCCTACGCCGATCGCGGGGAGTACATGGGCGACAAGGCGTTCGTCGACGCGCCGTGGCAGGGTCTGTTCGACGAGGAGTACCTCGCGACCCGCCGCGACCTGATCCGTCCCGACAGCGATGCGTTGTCGCCGCTCGAACCGGGGAACCCGTGGGACTACCAGCCCGGCGAGCCGTACCGTGTCACGCCGGTCGGTCGCGGCGACCTCGCGGGGGGACCAGTCCGCGACCGCGGGCAGACGACGCACTTCACCACCGCCGACGGCGAGGGGAACCTCGTCTCCTGGACCAGCACCATCGAGCAGTTCTTCGGCTCCGGGCTGATGGTCCCCGATTACGGCTTCATGCTGAACAACGAACTCACCGACTTCGACGCTGTCCCCGGCGGGCCGAACGAGGTCCAGCCGTGGAAGCGCCCGCTCAGCAGCACGAGCCCGACGATCGTCTTCAAGGACGGGGAGCCGTTCATGACCGTCGGCTCGCCAGGCGGCAAGACCATCATCACGACGGTCGCGCAGATCATCCTCAACGTCGTCGAGTTCGGGATGGGCGTTCGGCAGGCCGTCGCCGCGCCGCGCGTCTACAAGGACACCGACCCGGAGATCCTCTGGGAGGCCGGCGTCCCGCGCGGGGTCCGGAAGGTGCTCGGGCGAGCGGGCTTCTCCTTCGAGTCGGAGGCGGCGCAGCTCGGCAACGCGCAGCTCGTCCTCGTCGACCCCGACTCCGGGGAGTACGTCGGCGCGGCCGACCCCCGGCGACAGGGTGCGGTCGAGGGGATCTGA
- a CDS encoding DUF502 domain-containing protein, with amino-acid sequence MTLGDRNVGRRRTNRTLRERVRQWFITGAALTIPLFATLLVLAFALDFLSGLLDPVVMTLFYVEADTKTVDPTVLKAATVVAFLAVVLVIGIVAETRPTGGRLTGVVDRTIERIPGIGSLYTGFRQMSEVVVEGDVESFRDVKLVEFPTPGSYTVAFVTAETPTHVEESTGHEDMVTLFMPMAPNPVMGGYVLHTSRDRVIDVDMTIEEAVQSIVTSGVTVNGEGGSRAIPPERLRALGMGDPAGKPVAEEDAAEESPKRG; translated from the coding sequence ATGACGCTGGGGGACCGGAACGTCGGTCGGCGGAGAACGAATCGGACGCTTCGCGAGCGGGTGCGGCAGTGGTTCATCACGGGAGCGGCGCTCACGATCCCGCTGTTCGCGACTCTGCTCGTGCTAGCCTTCGCGCTCGACTTCCTCTCGGGACTGCTCGATCCGGTGGTGATGACGCTCTTCTACGTCGAGGCCGACACGAAGACGGTCGATCCGACGGTGCTCAAGGCCGCGACGGTCGTCGCGTTCCTCGCGGTCGTCCTCGTGATCGGCATCGTCGCGGAGACGCGCCCGACCGGCGGTCGCCTCACCGGTGTCGTCGACCGGACCATCGAACGTATTCCCGGGATCGGCTCGCTCTACACCGGCTTCCGACAGATGAGCGAGGTCGTCGTCGAGGGCGACGTCGAGAGCTTTCGCGACGTGAAGCTCGTCGAGTTCCCCACGCCGGGATCGTACACGGTGGCGTTCGTCACCGCGGAGACCCCGACCCACGTCGAGGAGAGTACGGGCCACGAGGACATGGTGACGCTGTTCATGCCGATGGCCCCGAACCCCGTGATGGGCGGTTACGTCCTGCACACCTCGCGCGATCGGGTCATCGACGTCGACATGACCATCGAGGAGGCAGTCCAGTCCATCGTCACCAGCGGCGTCACGGTGAACGGGGAGGGGGGCTCTCGGGCGATCCCCCCCGAACGCCTCAGGGCGCTCGGGATGGGCGATCCCGCCGGCAAGCCGGTCGCCGAGGAAGACGCCGCCGAGGAGTCCCCGAAGCGCGGATGA
- a CDS encoding DNA replication complex subunit Gins51 — protein sequence MNLDELQSAQSRERQTDSLQQLRESFYEEAGRFIRQLREERERAAERADDPFDAPEVRRLTDDIKTAERTVEAIYERRIGKLVKQASLEAAGMAADASGLTREEQDVFGRLVGAIEENRVRVLDDVLGDGQPADGAADDAARIQESASPSPPPEGDAPRDEPHGEDGAGPEDGTGRSLGVSAADVMGSGAESRSPDAVPSDDAESPLPPDDPPEESARSPVEQGGEDPTPPEASSAADETATDGSPDDTSPPTERTTVRITADVGEILGVDERAYDLRTEDVVTLPTPNARPLLQRDAAEKLD from the coding sequence ATGAACCTCGACGAACTCCAGTCGGCACAGAGCCGAGAGCGGCAGACCGACAGCCTCCAACAGCTCCGGGAGTCGTTCTACGAGGAGGCCGGTCGGTTCATCCGTCAACTGCGCGAGGAGCGCGAGCGCGCCGCCGAGCGCGCCGACGACCCCTTCGACGCGCCGGAAGTGCGGCGGCTCACCGACGACATCAAGACCGCCGAGCGCACCGTCGAGGCCATCTACGAGCGGCGCATCGGGAAGCTGGTCAAGCAGGCCAGCCTCGAAGCGGCGGGGATGGCCGCGGACGCCTCTGGCCTCACGCGCGAGGAGCAGGACGTGTTCGGGCGGCTCGTCGGTGCCATCGAGGAGAACCGGGTGCGGGTGCTCGACGACGTCCTCGGCGACGGGCAGCCGGCCGACGGCGCGGCCGACGACGCGGCGCGGATCCAGGAGTCGGCGTCACCGTCACCGCCACCCGAAGGGGATGCACCGCGGGACGAACCTCACGGCGAGGACGGTGCCGGTCCCGAAGACGGTACCGGCCGGTCGTTGGGGGTGAGCGCGGCCGACGTGATGGGTTCCGGAGCCGAGAGTCGGTCGCCCGACGCGGTGCCGAGCGACGACGCCGAGTCGCCCCTCCCCCCGGACGATCCTCCCGAGGAAAGCGCCCGCTCTCCGGTCGAACAGGGGGGCGAGGACCCGACGCCCCCCGAGGCGTCCTCGGCGGCCGACGAGACGGCCACCGATGGCTCTCCCGACGATACCTCCCCCCCGACGGAGCGGACGACCGTCCGCATCACCGCCGACGTCGGCGAGATCCTCGGCGTGGACGAGCGCGCCTACGACCTCCGCACCGAGGACGTGGTGACGCTCCCGACGCCGAACGCCCGGCCGCTCCTCCAGCGCGACGCGGCCGAGAAGCTGGACTGA
- a CDS encoding translation initiation factor eIF-2B translates to MIDETVEEIREMQTHSSSVVAVKAARALATLTERDVATVEEYLRDLERNSSALRRANPSHASLYTTQRDIVESVTEADPETLERAKELTVRAVERAVEQVETAKHRAAEEGATLLDDGTTILTHDYSSTVLEAIEIAVQGGAHLTVYVTEARPRYLGRKTTRVLAAMDRVDAHLLVDSASGCVLPECDRVVVGMDCIVGETLYNRVGTFPIAATANELDVPVTVVGSRAKIIESGFAFENEYRSPSEVMREPAEGFAIENPAYDETPVRLVDGVVTD, encoded by the coding sequence ATGATCGACGAGACGGTCGAGGAGATCCGGGAGATGCAGACGCACAGTTCGTCGGTGGTGGCGGTGAAGGCCGCCCGCGCGCTCGCGACGCTCACGGAGCGTGACGTCGCGACCGTCGAGGAGTACCTCCGCGATCTCGAACGCAACAGCAGCGCGCTCCGGCGGGCGAACCCGTCCCACGCCTCGCTGTACACCACGCAGCGCGACATCGTCGAGAGCGTCACCGAGGCCGACCCCGAGACGCTCGAGCGGGCGAAGGAACTCACCGTCCGGGCGGTCGAGCGCGCCGTCGAGCAGGTCGAGACGGCGAAACACCGCGCCGCCGAGGAGGGCGCGACGCTGCTCGACGACGGGACGACGATCCTCACGCACGACTACTCTTCGACGGTCCTCGAAGCGATCGAGATCGCGGTCCAGGGCGGCGCGCACCTCACCGTCTACGTGACGGAGGCGCGCCCGCGGTACCTCGGTCGGAAGACCACGCGCGTGCTCGCCGCGATGGACCGCGTCGACGCCCACCTGCTCGTCGACAGCGCCTCCGGGTGCGTCCTCCCCGAGTGCGACCGGGTCGTCGTCGGGATGGACTGCATCGTCGGGGAGACGCTCTACAACCGCGTGGGGACGTTCCCCATCGCCGCGACGGCGAACGAACTCGACGTGCCCGTCACCGTCGTCGGGTCGCGCGCCAAGATCATCGAGAGCGGTTTCGCCTTCGAGAACGAGTACCGCTCGCCGAGCGAGGTGATGCGCGAACCCGCCGAGGGGTTCGCGATCGAGAACCCCGCGTACGACGAGACGCCCGTCCGACTCGTCGACGGCGTCGTCACCGACTGA
- a CDS encoding CDC48 family AAA ATPase has product MKLTVKPLKQKDAGRGLAAIDRRAMADLDLENGDYILISNGEGRAVARVWPGYPEDEGKGVIRIDGRLRQEAGVGIDDRVEVEKAEVKPATAVTVALPQNLRIRGNIGGHIRDKLSGQAITKGQTVPFSLGFGPLSSMSGQRIPLKIAQTKPTGTVVVTDSTEVQVSEKPAEQIVSQPSAESGGTPSVNYEDIGGLDDELEQVREMIELPMRHPELFRQLGIEPPKGVLLHGPPGTGKTLMAKAVANEIDAYFTDISGPEIMSKYYGESEEQLREVFEEAEENAPAIVFIDELDSIAPKRGETSGDVERRVVAQLLSLMDGLEERGQVTVIGATNRVDALDPALRRGGRFDREIEIGVPDKGGRKEILQVHTRGMPLADDIDLDVYAENTHGFVGADLESLAKEAAMNALRRIRPELDLESDEIDAEVLESLRVTENDFREALKGITPSALREVFVEVPDVTWNDVGGLEGTKERLRETIQWPLDYPEVFEAMDMEAAKGVLLYGPPGTGKTLLAKAVANESQSNFISIKGPELLNKYVGESEKGVRDVFEKARSNAPTVVFFDEIDSIAGQRGRNMSDSGVGERVVSQLLTELDGLEELEDVVVVAATNRPDLIDTALMRPGRLDRHVHVPVPDEEARRAIFEVHTRRKPLADDVDLDRLARRTEGYVGADIEAVCREAAMIASRDFIKNVDPEDIGGSVGNVRITMDHFEQALDEVNASVTEEVRERYEEIEENFSSGETAADQEQVSRTFQ; this is encoded by the coding sequence ATGAAGCTCACCGTCAAGCCACTGAAACAGAAGGACGCGGGGCGGGGACTGGCGGCCATCGACCGCCGAGCGATGGCCGACCTCGACCTCGAGAACGGCGACTACATCCTCATCAGCAACGGCGAGGGACGCGCCGTCGCCCGCGTCTGGCCGGGCTACCCCGAGGACGAAGGGAAGGGCGTCATCCGCATCGACGGGCGACTCCGACAGGAGGCGGGCGTCGGCATCGACGACCGCGTCGAGGTGGAGAAGGCGGAGGTCAAACCCGCCACGGCCGTCACCGTGGCGCTCCCGCAGAACCTCCGCATCCGGGGGAACATCGGCGGTCACATCCGCGACAAGCTGAGCGGTCAGGCCATCACGAAGGGCCAGACCGTCCCGTTCTCGCTCGGGTTCGGTCCCCTCTCGTCGATGTCCGGCCAGCGCATTCCGCTGAAGATCGCGCAGACGAAGCCGACGGGCACCGTCGTCGTCACCGACTCGACGGAGGTGCAGGTGAGCGAGAAGCCCGCAGAGCAGATCGTCTCCCAGCCGAGCGCGGAGAGCGGCGGCACGCCGAGCGTCAACTACGAGGACATCGGCGGCCTGGACGACGAACTCGAACAGGTCCGCGAGATGATCGAACTCCCCATGCGCCACCCCGAGCTGTTCCGCCAGCTCGGCATCGAGCCGCCGAAGGGCGTCCTCCTCCACGGTCCGCCCGGCACCGGCAAGACGCTGATGGCGAAGGCCGTCGCCAACGAGATCGACGCCTACTTCACCGACATCTCCGGCCCGGAGATCATGTCGAAGTACTACGGGGAGAGCGAGGAGCAGCTCCGCGAGGTGTTCGAGGAGGCCGAGGAGAACGCGCCCGCGATCGTCTTCATCGACGAACTCGACTCGATCGCCCCGAAGCGCGGCGAGACGAGCGGCGACGTGGAGCGCCGCGTCGTCGCCCAGCTGCTCTCGCTGATGGACGGCCTCGAGGAGCGCGGGCAGGTCACCGTCATCGGCGCGACCAACCGCGTCGACGCGCTCGACCCGGCGCTCCGCCGCGGCGGGCGCTTCGACCGCGAGATCGAGATCGGCGTCCCGGACAAGGGCGGCCGCAAGGAGATCCTGCAGGTCCACACCCGCGGGATGCCGCTCGCGGACGACATCGACCTCGACGTCTACGCCGAGAACACCCACGGGTTCGTCGGAGCGGACCTCGAATCGCTGGCCAAGGAGGCCGCGATGAACGCGCTCCGCCGCATCCGGCCCGAACTCGACCTCGAGAGCGACGAGATCGACGCCGAGGTGCTCGAGTCGCTCCGCGTCACCGAGAACGACTTCCGCGAGGCGCTGAAGGGCATCACGCCCTCCGCGCTGCGGGAGGTGTTCGTCGAGGTGCCGGACGTCACCTGGAACGACGTCGGCGGGCTCGAGGGCACCAAGGAGCGCCTCCGCGAGACCATCCAGTGGCCGCTCGACTACCCCGAGGTGTTCGAGGCCATGGACATGGAGGCCGCGAAGGGCGTGCTGCTGTACGGTCCGCCGGGGACCGGCAAGACCCTCCTCGCCAAGGCGGTCGCCAACGAGTCCCAGAGCAACTTCATCTCCATCAAGGGACCGGAGCTGCTCAACAAGTACGTCGGCGAGTCGGAGAAGGGCGTCCGCGACGTCTTCGAGAAGGCCCGGTCGAACGCCCCGACCGTGGTGTTCTTCGACGAGATCGACTCCATCGCGGGCCAGCGCGGTCGCAACATGAGCGACTCGGGCGTCGGCGAGCGCGTCGTCTCGCAACTCCTGACCGAACTCGACGGGCTGGAGGAACTGGAGGACGTGGTCGTCGTCGCCGCGACCAACCGCCCCGACCTCATCGACACGGCGCTCATGCGCCCGGGTCGGCTCGACCGGCACGTCCACGTGCCCGTCCCCGACGAGGAGGCCCGGCGGGCCATCTTCGAGGTCCACACCCGCAGGAAGCCGCTCGCGGACGACGTAGACCTCGACCGCCTCGCCCGGCGGACGGAGGGCTACGTCGGCGCGGACATCGAGGCCGTCTGCCGCGAGGCGGCCATGATCGCCTCCCGGGACTTCATCAAGAACGTCGACCCCGAGGACATCGGCGGCTCCGTCGGCAACGTCCGCATCACGATGGACCACTTCGAGCAGGCGCTCGACGAGGTCAACGCAAGCGTCACCGAGGAGGTCCGGGAACGCTACGAGGAGATCGAGGAGAACTTCTCGAGCGGCGAGACCGCCGCCGACCAGGAACAGGTCTCCCGAACGTTCCAATAG
- the priS gene encoding DNA primase small subunit PriS, whose protein sequence is MNDRTREYLRGRFGDHYRRTELTPPPAFEEREWGYIPFTSGSGTTMVRHNSHLDLGDLGTFLSRERPRHVYFSAGRYADPGARSMDEKGWQESDLVFDLDADHLPGVDPDGDAYADMLATCKEALFRLLSFLEDDFGFEDLTVVFSGGRGYHVHVRDENVRRLGREQRREIVDYVRGLGIDHVDDLTRVETVSGLGLKNPVEKRILRADGGWGRRVHARIVALADEVRALDEEEGVARLREFDGIGEKGAATLYAAMTDNYDEIAAGNLEAAGQYTRTLADLLAERAIEAENAPIDEPVTTDINRLIRLPGSLHGGSGLAVTRIARDELRDFDPLVDAVPETFRDHEIRIDADGSRTVRLNGETHNITDGNNTVRECVGVFLMARGDAEKAAE, encoded by the coding sequence ATGAACGATCGGACGCGCGAGTACCTCCGGGGGCGGTTCGGCGACCACTACCGACGGACGGAGCTGACGCCGCCCCCCGCGTTCGAGGAGCGCGAGTGGGGGTACATCCCCTTCACGTCGGGGTCGGGGACGACGATGGTCCGGCACAACTCGCACCTCGATCTCGGCGACCTCGGGACGTTCCTCTCGCGCGAGCGCCCCCGCCACGTCTACTTCTCCGCGGGGCGCTACGCCGACCCCGGCGCGCGCTCGATGGACGAGAAGGGGTGGCAGGAGTCGGATCTCGTCTTCGACCTCGACGCGGACCACCTCCCCGGCGTGGATCCCGACGGCGACGCCTACGCGGACATGCTCGCGACCTGCAAGGAGGCGCTGTTCAGGCTCCTCTCGTTTCTCGAGGACGACTTCGGCTTCGAGGACCTCACCGTCGTCTTCTCCGGCGGGCGCGGGTACCACGTTCACGTCCGCGACGAGAACGTTCGCCGTCTCGGCCGCGAGCAGCGCCGCGAGATCGTCGACTACGTCCGCGGCCTCGGCATCGACCACGTGGACGACCTCACGCGCGTCGAGACCGTCTCCGGCCTCGGCCTGAAGAACCCCGTCGAGAAGCGGATCCTCCGCGCCGACGGCGGATGGGGGCGACGCGTTCACGCCCGAATCGTCGCGCTCGCCGACGAGGTCCGCGCGCTCGACGAGGAGGAGGGCGTCGCCCGCCTCCGGGAGTTCGACGGTATCGGCGAGAAGGGAGCGGCGACGCTCTACGCGGCGATGACGGACAACTACGACGAGATCGCGGCGGGCAACCTCGAGGCGGCCGGGCAGTACACCCGGACCCTCGCGGACCTGCTCGCGGAGCGGGCCATCGAGGCCGAGAACGCGCCCATCGACGAGCCGGTGACGACGGACATCAACCGGCTCATCCGCCTGCCGGGGAGCCTCCACGGCGGGAGCGGCCTCGCCGTCACGCGCATCGCTCGCGACGAACTGCGGGACTTCGACCCGCTCGTCGACGCCGTCCCGGAGACGTTCCGCGATCACGAGATCCGGATCGACGCCGACGGATCGCGGACGGTTCGGCTGAACGGGGAAACGCATAATATTACGGACGGAAACAATACGGTTCGAGAGTGCGTCGGCGTGTTCCTGATGGCGCGCGGCGACGCGGAGAAGGCGGCAGAATGA
- a CDS encoding GNAT family N-acetyltransferase, which yields MSVNVESRIVSPGSDDYVEDAWKLKERIRREEGVLKQRRGFFVDAYRRSTVYCYITAGVTEELIAFASTRRDGYILFLAVSPDFRGDGFGERLVATVAEHHPSVTCHARTTNHNALDFYEHLGFEVQRRVTGYYEDGGDAYYLRLGDHAGLKEKLSRFMGF from the coding sequence GTGAGCGTCAACGTCGAGTCCCGTATCGTCTCGCCGGGGAGTGACGACTACGTCGAGGACGCCTGGAAGCTGAAAGAGCGTATCCGCCGGGAGGAGGGGGTCCTCAAGCAACGTCGGGGCTTCTTCGTCGACGCGTACCGACGCTCGACCGTCTACTGCTACATCACGGCGGGCGTCACCGAGGAACTGATCGCGTTCGCCTCGACGCGCCGCGACGGTTACATCCTCTTTCTCGCCGTCTCCCCCGACTTCCGCGGCGACGGCTTCGGCGAGCGCCTCGTCGCGACCGTCGCGGAGCACCACCCCTCGGTCACCTGCCACGCCCGGACGACGAACCACAACGCCCTCGACTTCTACGAACACCTCGGCTTCGAGGTGCAGCGCCGCGTCACCGGCTACTACGAGGACGGCGGCGACGCCTACTACCTCCGCCTCGGCGATCACGCGGGACTGAAGGAGAAGCTCTCGCGGTTCATGGGGTTCTGA
- a CDS encoding phage terminase large subunit family protein, whose translation MSHVDLRRRSPGRRSRPKTTLFCPTCGHESTATADGDWVLVERTRDGERQLAYECPVCGTALSVHRVLQ comes from the coding sequence ATGAGTCACGTGGATCTGCGTCGTCGTTCCCCGGGCCGCCGCAGCCGGCCCAAGACGACGCTGTTCTGTCCGACCTGCGGTCACGAGAGCACCGCGACGGCGGACGGCGACTGGGTGCTCGTCGAGCGCACGCGCGACGGCGAGCGACAGCTCGCCTACGAGTGCCCCGTCTGCGGGACCGCCCTGAGCGTCCACCGCGTCCTCCAGTAG
- a CDS encoding DUF7127 family protein, with protein sequence MSNHQRFAEGEDPIRRYDYEDAVVFAADLGHVGDADVDVVDGTAIVVVGDQQYEFDVPAGDAQAFIKNGVVTIEVRP encoded by the coding sequence ATGAGCAATCACCAACGGTTCGCAGAGGGCGAGGATCCGATTCGCCGGTACGACTACGAGGACGCGGTGGTGTTCGCTGCGGACCTCGGACACGTCGGTGACGCGGACGTCGACGTGGTCGACGGGACCGCGATCGTCGTCGTCGGCGACCAGCAGTACGAGTTCGACGTCCCCGCGGGCGACGCGCAAGCGTTTATCAAAAACGGCGTCGTCACTATCGAGGTGAGACCATGA